The proteins below come from a single Parageobacillus toebii NBRC 107807 genomic window:
- the trpS gene encoding tryptophan--tRNA ligase, protein MKTSFSGIQPSGVITLGNYIGAMRQFVELQHEYNCYFCIVDQHAITVPQDPEELQKNIRSLAALYLAVGIDPNKATLFIQSEVPAHAQAGWILQCISYIGELERMTQFKDKSAGKEAVSAGLLTYPPLMAADILLYKTDIVPVGEDQKQHIELTRDLAERFNKRYGEIFTIPEPRIPKIGARIMSLTDPTKKMSKSDPNKKSFITLLDDAKTIEKKIKSAVTDSEGVIRYDKENKPGISNLLNIYSILANKTIEELEQEYAGKGYGVFKADLAQVIIDTLTPIQEKYYDLLESSTLDQVLDQGAEKANKVATEMLEKMEQAIGLGRRR, encoded by the coding sequence ATGAAAACGAGCTTTTCAGGAATTCAGCCAAGCGGCGTCATTACGCTTGGTAACTATATCGGAGCAATGCGGCAATTCGTGGAATTGCAGCATGAATACAACTGCTATTTTTGCATTGTCGATCAACACGCCATTACCGTTCCGCAAGATCCGGAAGAACTGCAAAAAAACATTCGCAGCTTAGCCGCTCTTTACTTGGCGGTCGGCATTGATCCGAATAAAGCTACTTTGTTTATTCAATCGGAAGTTCCTGCCCATGCCCAAGCGGGTTGGATACTGCAATGCATTTCTTATATCGGTGAACTAGAAAGAATGACTCAATTTAAAGATAAATCGGCAGGAAAAGAAGCAGTGAGCGCCGGGCTGCTTACCTATCCTCCATTGATGGCTGCGGATATTCTCTTGTATAAAACCGATATCGTTCCTGTTGGAGAGGACCAAAAACAACATATTGAATTGACGCGCGATTTAGCGGAACGATTTAACAAACGGTATGGAGAGATTTTTACGATTCCAGAACCGCGCATTCCAAAAATCGGTGCACGCATTATGTCACTTACGGATCCAACGAAAAAAATGAGCAAATCGGATCCAAACAAAAAGTCGTTTATTACACTTCTTGATGATGCCAAAACGATTGAAAAGAAAATAAAAAGCGCTGTAACCGATTCTGAAGGCGTCATCCGATATGACAAAGAAAATAAACCGGGAATTTCCAATCTCCTTAACATTTATTCGATTTTAGCCAATAAAACGATTGAAGAACTTGAACAAGAATATGCTGGGAAAGGATATGGCGTATTTAAAGCTGATCTTGCCCAAGTAATTATTGACACCCTTACTCCGATCCAAGAAAAATATTACGACTTGTTGGAAAGCAGCACGCTTGACCAAGTGCTTGACCAAGGAGCAGAAAAAGCAAACAAAGTAGCAACGGAAATGCTTGAAAAAATGGAACAAGCGATAGGGCTTGGAAGAAGACGCTAA
- a CDS encoding IS256 family transposase, which yields MSKRSIPNVDWANQLESVIRQFVKEKLELIMREEIKHFLEIEQARTPNRRNGCYQRNLDTQYGRIEGLLVPRDRNGEFQTQLFAPYQHHTGWLEEAFRAVYPKADVQRCVVHKVRNTLNRVRKKDQFEVAENLKLIYRAPNKEMALQMFQQFESKWSSKYPREVQSWANELDVLLTFMDDPSSIRSVIYTTNAIERTIKEIRKRLKPMNSLSSLEAAEKVVYLTIQDFNEKWAGRKLRGFAEAQEALERMFEECYN from the coding sequence ATGTCTAAAAGAAGTATACCGAATGTCGACTGGGCAAATCAACTGGAAAGTGTCATTCGTCAGTTTGTGAAGGAAAAATTAGAGCTGATTATGCGGGAAGAAATCAAACATTTCCTCGAAATCGAACAGGCTCGAACACCGAATAGGAGAAACGGCTGCTATCAGCGAAATCTAGATACGCAATATGGCCGGATTGAGGGTCTTTTGGTTCCAAGAGACCGAAACGGGGAATTTCAAACACAGTTGTTTGCCCCTTATCAACACCACACCGGCTGGCTGGAGGAAGCTTTTCGGGCCGTTTATCCGAAAGCCGATGTGCAGCGTTGTGTCGTTCATAAAGTTCGTAATACTCTTAATCGTGTTCGGAAAAAAGATCAATTTGAAGTGGCAGAGAATCTCAAACTGATTTATCGCGCGCCGAATAAGGAGATGGCGTTACAAATGTTTCAACAGTTTGAGTCGAAATGGTCCAGCAAATATCCAAGAGAAGTTCAATCTTGGGCCAATGAGTTGGATGTCCTCCTTACATTTATGGATGATCCAAGCAGTATTCGAAGTGTGATTTACACGACCAATGCCATCGAACGAACGATCAAGGAAATTCGGAAACGTCTAAAGCCGATGAACAGTTTGAGCAGTTTAGAAGCCGCGGAAAAAGTCGTGTATTTGACCATCCAAGATTTTAATGAGAAATGGGCAGGGCGAAAGTTAAGAGGATTTGCCGAAGCACAGGAAGCCCTCGAGCGAATGTTTGAAGAATGCTACAATTAA
- a CDS encoding peptide ABC transporter substrate-binding protein, whose amino-acid sequence MKKRLSILFSLTLVLSLFLSACGGFQKGNESTGEKGKSGDKTADVPQELRINIKTEPFSLNPGLANDSVSSNVLNQTFEGLTRIKNGKPELAMAESYEVSKDLKTYTFKLRDAKWSNGDPVTAKDFEYAWKWALDPKNQSQYAYQLYYIKNGQAFNEGKAKAEDVGVKAIDDKTLQVTLENPTPYFLELTAFYTYFPVNSKIAQKNPKWYTNAGPDYTSNGPFKMVSWEHNNKIVLEKNENYWDAKNVKLTKIEMVMVNDTNTELSMFNNGELDWAGMPTGQLPPDSLPKLKEEGKLHVQPIAGTYWYKFNTEKPPLNNVNIRKALAYAINRKAIVENVTKGEQIPAMAAVPPTMFPENTKGYFKDNDVEKAKEYLKKGLQELGLKDVKDLPPITLSFNTDDQHAKIAQAIQDMWKKNLGIEVKLENAEWAVYIDKLHSGDYQIGRMGWLGDFNDPINFLELYRDKEGGNNDTNWENPKYKQLLIDSQKEKDPEKRKEMLKQAEAILMDEMPIAPIYFYTNTWVQKENLKGVEMSGLGDVQFKWAYFE is encoded by the coding sequence ATGAAGAAAAGGCTTTCTATTCTGTTTAGCTTAACGCTGGTATTGAGCCTTTTCCTTTCTGCGTGCGGCGGTTTCCAAAAAGGCAATGAATCCACCGGCGAGAAAGGAAAAAGCGGGGACAAAACCGCTGATGTTCCGCAAGAATTGCGTATTAACATTAAAACGGAGCCATTCTCACTAAACCCAGGCCTAGCAAATGATAGTGTTTCTAGCAACGTTTTAAACCAAACATTTGAAGGGTTAACCCGTATTAAAAACGGCAAGCCTGAGTTGGCGATGGCTGAAAGCTATGAAGTTTCCAAAGATTTAAAAACATACACATTCAAATTGCGGGATGCAAAATGGTCCAATGGCGATCCAGTTACCGCAAAAGATTTCGAATATGCGTGGAAATGGGCGCTTGACCCAAAAAATCAATCACAATATGCATATCAGCTGTATTACATTAAAAATGGCCAGGCATTTAACGAAGGGAAAGCAAAAGCAGAAGATGTTGGTGTAAAAGCAATTGATGACAAAACATTGCAAGTTACGCTAGAGAACCCAACACCTTACTTCTTAGAATTAACAGCGTTCTATACTTATTTCCCAGTAAACAGCAAAATCGCTCAGAAAAATCCAAAATGGTATACAAACGCTGGCCCTGACTACACGTCTAACGGACCATTCAAGATGGTTTCTTGGGAACACAATAACAAAATCGTTTTGGAAAAGAACGAAAATTACTGGGATGCGAAAAACGTAAAATTAACAAAAATTGAAATGGTTATGGTCAATGACACCAACACAGAGCTTTCCATGTTTAATAATGGCGAGCTGGATTGGGCAGGCATGCCTACTGGCCAATTGCCGCCAGACTCTTTGCCAAAATTAAAAGAGGAAGGCAAATTACACGTTCAACCAATCGCTGGTACTTACTGGTATAAATTTAACACAGAAAAACCGCCATTGAACAACGTCAACATTCGTAAAGCGCTGGCGTACGCAATCAATCGTAAAGCGATTGTTGAAAACGTAACAAAAGGCGAACAAATTCCGGCTATGGCTGCTGTACCGCCAACAATGTTCCCTGAAAACACAAAAGGGTATTTTAAAGATAACGATGTAGAAAAAGCAAAAGAATATTTGAAAAAAGGCCTTCAAGAGCTTGGATTAAAAGATGTGAAAGATTTGCCGCCTATTACACTATCGTTTAATACTGATGATCAACACGCGAAAATTGCCCAAGCGATTCAAGACATGTGGAAGAAAAACTTAGGAATTGAAGTAAAACTTGAGAATGCGGAATGGGCAGTTTACATTGATAAATTACATTCTGGCGATTATCAAATCGGCCGTATGGGCTGGCTAGGCGACTTTAACGACCCAATCAACTTCTTAGAGCTATACCGTGACAAAGAAGGCGGAAACAACGATACAAACTGGGAAAATCCGAAATATAAACAGTTATTAATCGATTCCCAAAAAGAAAAGGATCCTGAAAAACGCAAAGAAATGCTAAAACAGGCAGAAGCCATTTTAATGGATGAAATGCCAATTGCTCCAATCTACTTCTACACGAATACGTGGGTTCAAAAAGAAAACTTAAAAGGTGTAGAAATGTCCGGGCTTGGCGATG